One region of Oryzias latipes chromosome 6, ASM223467v1 genomic DNA includes:
- the LOC101162525 gene encoding CCR4-NOT transcription complex subunit 2 codes for MFGARKKFSEFPEILDDFSDDSMYYSQPSMFAHRSDKDMLSSPSPSSSNQLSQLGASLYGPQSAIGFSVRGMGNSTPQLNRNLTQGTQLPSHITPTTGVPTMSLHTPPSPSRGTLPMNSRNMLNHSQVGQAIGIGTRTSSMGSSGLGSPNRSSPSIICMPKQQPARQPFTINSMSGFGMNRNQVYGLNHSLSSNIFNGTDGENLTGLDLSDFPALADRSRREGTGNPTPVLNPLAGRAPYVGMVTKPSTEQTQDFSIHNEDFPALPGPNFKDPTLNNDESKSNNLNSMSKSAPSTDGPKFPGDKTALAQNNNLKKGIQVLPDGRVTNIPAGMVTDQFGMIGLLTFIRAAETDPGMVHLALGSDLTTLGLNLNSPENLYPKFASPWASAPCRPQDIDFHVPSEYLTNIHIRDKLASIKLARYGEDLLFYLYYMNGGDLLQILAAVELFNRDWRYHKEERVWITRAPGMEPTLKSNTYERGTYYFFDCLNWRKVAKEFHLEYDKLEERPHVPTTFNYNPAQQAF; via the exons ATGTTTGGTGCTAGAAAAAAATTTTCGGAGTTCCCCGAAATACTGGATGACTTCTCCGATGACAGCATGTACTACAGCCAGCCGTCGATGTTCGCGCATCGGTCGGACAAAGAC atgCTGTCTTCCCCGTCGCCGTCGTCGTCAAACCAGCTGTCGCAGCTCGGCGCCAGTTTGTACGGTCCTCAAA GTGCGATTGGCTTCTCGGTCAGAGGGATGGGCAACAGCACGCCACAGCTGAACCGGAATCTAACGCAAGGCACGCAGCTACCGAGTCATATCACGCCAACCACCGGCGTCCCCACCATGTCCCTCCACACCCCCCCGTCACCCAGCAG GGGGACGTTACCCATGAACTCCAGAAACATGCTGAACCACTCCCAGGTGGGCCAGGCCATCGGGATCGGCACCAGGACCAGCAGCATGGGCAGCTCGGGGCTGGGCAGCCCCAACCGCAGCTCCCCCAGCATCATCTGCATGCCCAAGCAGCAGCCGGCGCGCCAGCCCTTCACCATCAACAG CATGTCGGGATTCGGAATGAACCGGAATCAGGTGTACGGCTTGAACCACTCGCTATCCAGCAACATCTTCAACGGCACAG ACGGGGAGAATCTAACGGGGCTGGACCTGTCGGACTTCCCTGCGTTAGCGGACCGGAGTCGGAGGGAAGGGACCGGGAATCCCACGCCGGTGCTCAACCCGCTGGCCGGACGGGCTCCTTACG TTGGCATGGTAACAAAGCCGTCAACGGAACAGACACAGGATTTCTCCATCCATAACGAAGACTTCCCTGCACTGCCCGGGCCAAACTTTAAGGACCCCACATTGAACAATGATGAGAGTAAAAGT AACAACCTGAACTCCATGAGTAAGAGCGCGCCCAGCACAGACGGGCCAAAGTTCCCCGGAGACAAAACGGCGTTGGCGCAGAACAACAACCTGAAGAAAGGGATCCAGGTGCTGCCTGACG GCCGGGTGACCAACATTCCCGCAGGGATGGTGACGGACCAGTTCGGCATGATCGGCCTGCTGACGTTCATCCGGGCTGCAGAGACGGATCCGGGGATGGTCCATCTGGCGCTCGGCAGTGACCTGACAACGCTGGGACTCAATTTAAACTCCCCAGA AAACTTGTACCCCAAGTTCGCCTCTCCGTGGGCCTCGGCGCCGTGCCGACCTCAGGACATTG ACTTCCACGTTCCGTCAGAGTACCTGACTAACATCCACATACGGGATAAG CTGGCTTCCATTAAGCTGGCTCGATACGGAGAAGACCTGCTGTTCTACCTGTACTACATGAACGGCGGCGATCTGCTTCAGATTCTGGCTGCAGTTGAGCT CTTTAACCGGGACTGGCGGTACCACAAAGAGGAGCGGGTTTGGATCACGAGGGCGCCCGGCATGGAGCCCACGCTCAAGAGCAACACCTACGAGCGCGGCACCTACTACTTCTTCGACTGTCTTAACTGGAGGAAAGTGGCGAAG GAGTTTCATCTGGAGTACGACAAGCTGGAGGAGCGGCCTCACGTGCCCACCACCTTCAACTACAACCCCGCCCAGCAGGCCTTCTGA
- the lrrc10 gene encoding leucine-rich repeat-containing protein 10: protein MGNAMRGAIAFIPSERCQRFLVGDLKEMPLDRTLDLSGRQLRRLPAAACVFHELVKLYLSDNHLSSLPLELQGLRKLQLLALDFNCLEEFPLAICRLSQLNILYLGNNRLHQLPRELKELKELNTLWLETNCFTDFPQVVCELTNLKTLHLGYNLLRSLPEELRRLEELRSVWLAGNQLTEFPPVLMQMPFLAVIDVDRNKIRHFPSLSHMQGLKLVIYDHNPCVNAPAVGEGVRRVGRWADGPDEEKEEDGAKAVSGAPPPEEVEVRAEDQQNP from the coding sequence ATGGGCAACGCCATGCGAGGCGCCATCGCCTTCATCCCCTCTGAACGCTGTCAGCGCTTCCTGGTGGGGGACCTGAAGGAGATGCCGCTGGACAGGACTCTGGACCTGAGCGGACGGCAGCTGCGTCGGCTGCCGGCGGCCGCCTGCGTCTTCCATGAGCTGGTGAAGCTCTACCTGAGCGACAACCACCTGAGCAGCTTACCGCTGGAGCTGCAGGGTCTgaggaagctgcagcttctggcTCTTGACTTCAACTGCCTGGAAGAGTTTCCTCTGGCCATCTGCAGGTTGTCCCAGCTCAACATCCTCTACCTGGGAAACAACCGGCTGCATCAGCTGCCCAgagagctgaaggagctgaaggagctcaACACTCTGTGGCTGGAAACAAACTGCTTCACAGATTTCCCTCAGGTGGTGTGTGAGCTCACCAACCTCAAGACGCTGCACCTTGGCTACAACCTCCTCCGCAGTTTGCCAGAAGAGCTGCGGCGGCTGGAGGAACTGCGGAGCGTTTGGCTGGCGGGGAACCAGCTGACGGAGTTCCCCCCAGTGCTGATGCAGATGCCGTTTCTGGCTGTGATTGACGTGGATCGCAACAAAATTCGCCACTTCCCCAGCCTTTCTCACATGCAAGGGTTGAAACTGGTCATCTACGACCACAACCCGTGCGTCAACGCCCCGGCGGTGGGGGAGGGCGTCAGGAGGGTGGGGCGCTGGGCGGACGGTCCAGatgaggagaaggaggaagatGGGGCGAAGGCTGTGAGTGGAGCTCCCCCACCTGAGGAGGTGGAGGTCCGCGCTGAGGATCAGCAGAACCCCTGA
- the LOC101166126 gene encoding seipin-like, giving the protein MYELKPESPGRPQSTGVGGRTPCPGPAEAMGHQAVGPLLHWLQDVAAVTLLKARRTIFQAAILFCILCLLLWVSVFLYGSFYYSYMPSVSFSTPVHFYYSTDCSGPGLCSFPTANISFMRNDREQVMAHGQPYRISLELEMPESPVNERLGMFMVKMFCYTRGGGIVSSVGRSAMLHYRSALLQALSTFFFSPLLLTGMAEQKQLVEVELFSEYKSNAYQPAIGAVIEVHSKQVQIYSSRLRIHAYFTGIRYVMYNFPVTSAVIGVATNFTFLSAIALLGYLQFIWGGLWPPDQVKVKVMMGDNTRIQRRKEEVRKRMEKENSLKDLSVPAAIETLTVVRGNGTDVPEAQGPKSEEEEPRDEEDPAETDSPSGRPAAQPGDMELRHRAGPWMSL; this is encoded by the coding sequence ATGTATGAActgaagccggagtccccggggAGGCCGCAGTCCACCGGAGTTGGCGGGAGGACACCCTGTCCCGGGCCTGCTGAAGCCATGGGGCACCAGGCGGTGGGGCCGCTCCTCCATTGGCTGCAGGATGTGGCGGCTGTGACTCTCCTGAAAGCTCGGCGGACCATCTTCCAGGCCGCCATCCTGTTCTGCATCCTCTGCCTGCTCCTGTGGGTCTCCGTCTTCCTCTACGGGAGCTTCTATTACTCCTACATGCCCTCGGTGAGCTTCTCCACACCTGTGCACTTCTACTACTCCACGGACTGCAGTGGTCCAGGGCTTTGCTCCTTCCCAACAGCCAACATCTCTTTTATGAGGAACGACAGAGAGCAGGTCATGGCCCACGGTCAACCGTATCGAATCTCCTTGGAGCTGGAGATGCCAGAGTCTCCTGTGAACGAACGGCTGGGCATGTTCATGGTCAAGATGTTTTGCTACACCAGGGGTGGGGGCATTGTGTCCTCGGTGGGACGATCAGCGATGCTGCATTACCGCTCGGCCCTCCTGCAGGCCCTCAGCActttcttcttctctcctctcctcctgACGGGCATGGCTGAGCAGAAGCAGCTCGTGGAGGTGGAGCTCTTCTCCGAGTACAAGTCAAACGCCTACCAGCCCGCCATCGGCGCCGTCATCGAGGTCCATTCCAAGCAGGTGCAGATCTACTCGTCTCGCCTGCGCATCCACGCCTACTTCACGGGCATACGGTACGTTATGTACAACTTCCCGGTGACGTCTGCCGTGATCGGCGTGGCCACCAACTTTACCTTCCTGAGCGCCATCGCTCTGCTGGGCTACCTGCAGTTCATATGGGGGGGGCTCTGGCCTCCCGACCAGGTGAAAGTCAAGGTCATGATGGGGGACAACACTCGCAtccagaggaggaaggaggaggttCGGAAGCGCATGGAGAAGGAAAACTCCCTGAAGGATCTCAGCGTTCCTGCAGCCATCGAAACCTTGACGGTCGTCCGGGGAAACGGCACCGACGTTCCCGAGGCGCAAGGTCCAaaaagtgaggaagaggagccgcGGGACGAGGAGGATCCGGCGGAAACGGACAGTCCGAGTGGACGCCCCGCAGCTCAGCCCGGAGACATGGAGCTGAGGCACAGAGCTGGACCCTGGATGAGCCTCTGA